GATGAAGCGGGTCCGCACACCCCTCTGCGCGTGGCGCTGGCCATCGATCGCAGCAAATCGATGCATGGCGAAAAACTGGCCTCGGTGATTGAAGCGGCGAATGCTCTCGTCAACTGGCTTACACGCAACGATTCATTGGCCGTCGTCGCTTATGATACGAACGTCGAGGTGATCCAGCCGCTCCTGCCGCTCACCGACAAGTTTTCGGTAACGCAGCGCATCGAGTCCATTCGAGCGGGCTCTTCGACGAATCTGAGCGGTGGCTGGCTACAGGCACTGCGTATGATAGAAGAAGAGCCGTCCGCAGAGAAAACGGCCGTGCGCCGGGTCATACTGCTGACCGACGGTATGGCCAATGCCGGCATAGTCAATCCGGCCGAGCTGCGACGCATCGCCCGCGATCATTTGCAGCGCAATATCAGCACGACGGCGATGGGATTCGGGCGTGACTTCTCGGAGCTGACGCTGCGCGAGATTGCCAGCGAAGGCGGCGGCAATTTCTACTTTATCGAGGGGCCCGAACAGGCCAGCTCTGTCTTTTTTCAGGAGTTCGGCGAGATCGCAGCCCTGTACGGACAGGGCCTTGAGATCCGACTGCATTTTGCTCCGGGGGTGACGGTAAAAGAGCTTCTGAATGAGATCCCCCATGAACAGCATGGCAGCGAACTGATTCTGCGGCCCGGCGATGTTCGTTCTGATGATCTGATGAATCTCGTGCTCGTCATCGAGATCGATGGCCGCTCCATTTTGCCCGAACAGCCCCTTGTGACGGCGGAGTGCTCGTTCTATAACGTGCGTCAGGGGGCGAAGATGGAGCGGCTTTCGGCCGTGGCCTCCGCACAGGTCGGAACTCCGACCGAAGAATTCGACCCCGAGGTGCGCCTCGAAGCCATCATCGCCTCAGCGGGCCGCGTGCTGCTCGAAGCATCCCGCCTTTCCGCCGAGAAAGACCTTGCCTCGGCTCGTGAACTCATCCGACGTAAGCGCCAGCAGATCGAAGAATCGTTTGATCTGGACTCCGAGCTGCTGCACCGACTGCACGAACGACTGGGCATGACGGAACGCAATCTCGACGAGAATATCGGTCTTCTCAGCAAGCGCCTGATGGCAGAGGCCGAATCGATGGGGCGCCGGGATCTGCGCCGGGTGTCGGGATACCATGATCAGATTTTTGAGCTGACCCTTTCGGAGCAGCTGGACCTCTACAGATGCCCTGATCTGAAAGGGGCGGTTCGGCGGGCCATGGAAAACGGCTATCGTTTTGCCGTCTTTGACATGACAGATCTGTCTTATGTCGACTCATCGGGTATTGGAGCCCTGATTCAGATCTTCAACTGGCTGAAAAGTCGGGGTGGTCTGCTTGTTCTCTCTAATGTGCAGGGCGGCGTGGAACGCATCTTTCAGATGAGCAAGCTCGACGAGTTTTTCGTGCTACGGGACAGCCCGCTTTCGGCGCGCATGCTCATCGAAGAACTGCTTGCCGGGCAGGGAGGAAATTGATGCCGATCTTTTCCCGCGATCCATCGTCAGAGTACTGCACGCAGGGCAGCCTGGTGCCGATAATACGGGCTGAGATGTTTAATATTGGAAAAAGAGCGAGCGGCACTCTCAAGCGGGTGCTCTTTGCGATCAGAGCGGCCTCCGTTTCCGGGGGGCTTCTGGCGCTTCTGCTCTTTTCCGTACCGCTTCAGGCCGAGATCTACAAGCCGCCCGGACAGGGAGCCGGTCAGAACATGGAGGGGACGGGCTATGGCGTCGACACAGGCGTCAAAGACGTCGATGGCGACTATTACGTGACGATCACTCCTACCTTTGAGCTCCCGCTTTTTGGTTTTCGCATCGGCCTTCAGGTGCCTCTTGAAGTGCTCGTTTATGATCGTGACCCGCAATCTGGTGAAAAAGTCCCTTCGCTCCGCCCCGGCATGTACAATGAGAATTCTGACTACATGAAGCTGGTGAAGTACGTGCGCAAGGGCACGCATCTTTACTATAATCCCGACGATCTCTTTAACTGGTCTTTTTTCTATGGTGAGATGACGGACGGCTATATCGGTCATCGTACCATCATACATCGTTACGTAAGCAGCTATGATCCGACCTTGTTTCGCCCTGGCCTGATGGCCGACATCAACAACAACTGGGGCGGGGTCGAGGTATTTCTATCGGACGTCTGGACGCGCGAGGTGCGCGGTGGACGGGGATACATCCGCCCCGTCGGTATCTTTGTTACCGGATGGAATGCCTTTGTTGCGCGTGATTTCAACAGCCGCGATGTGGCCCGCTCTGTGGCCGAGAACAGGCGTGCGCGCAGAGAATATCTGTTTCAGGAGCGCGTGCCCGATCAGGGACAGGGCGGCGCTCTGCGTGAGCATCTCTATCGTCCACTGCGCGAAGATCTCGAAGACAGCAAGATCGAATTCGTCGAGGTGAAAGATCCGGTGACGGGCGAAACGAAGATTGAGCCGGTGCTGAAAGAAGATCTTCCACCGAGCAAGCTTGATCCGACTCTGGAAAAACCGCCCGATCGTAGCGATACAAAGAAATCAAGTAAACTCGATCAGGGCTTCTGGAGTCGCTGGGCGATCGGGGCGACGCGCGTGATGGACTCCGATGCTCCGCTTGAGCTTGAAGTGGACGGTTCTGAGAACCTTGTCGTTGATCCTTATACGCTGCTGCCTCGTTCGATTGAAACGGAAAATCTCACTATCGAGGGGGTCGATACGGAGTTGCGTCTTTCTCCGTTTACCTGGCTTGATCTGACGGCCTATATCGACCGCAACCGCATCAAAGGACTCGATAATGCCGAAGGCACGCATATGGGCCTGATCTTCGAGATGCAGTTCAGCTCGCTCTTGCGGTGGTTTGTACGACCGGAATACCGTGAGGCGACGTCCAACTATCTGCCGACCTACTTCGACTCCTACTATGCAGTCGAACGCACGACGTATCTTCCGTCAGGAGCGACAAGCAGCACGACGCCGAAGCTGGCCTATCTGAAGTCGTTGCCCGACGATGGCGTAATCACGAAGGGGTACTTTGTCAATTCGACCCTGGAGTTCGTTGAATACGTAACTCTTGAAGCGGAATACCAGGACTATGACGGTCCGAATAACTCGGCCGTGATGGTCGGCCTCTATATTCCCGATATGGGCGGCATCTTTGCAAACGGATACTACAAGAAGAAAGAATTCGATAAGATGAAAGAGGCCTTTATCGTAAACGAGAACGCCCTGATGGCCGCCGAGGCCGGACTGCGCTTTTTCGGCGGTATGTACATCAAATATACGTTCCGGCGCACCTGGGTCTATGAAGAGGCCGATGGTCGCTATACGCCTGTCGATGAATCGGGCGTGGGCTTCGGCTACAGCTCCTCGCTTTAAGAAGCAGGCGCAGGTCCTGTGTGGCCCCGATTACCTGTGGGCATCACGACAGCGTTGCGGAATCCGTGGACTCTCATTCGTTTCTGATACCCGGGGCCTTCTCGCTGGTTGCCGAAAAAGCTTTTCTTTGTGTTCAAAATCTGGCAGAAAAATACTCCCGATTCTGTCGCATTTGGTCGATCCATCGAATATGGTAGAGATCAAAGGCTTACATACTCAGCTTCGTGGCATGGTTCTTCGCGGTCAGCTGTCCGCTCGTAAAATCGTCTCTTTACTGGAGCTTCGAGAAATGGTCGATCGCATTGCTCCCGGTCCCCGAGTGGCCGAGCGCGAGGCGGCAGCTCTTGAGGCAAAATACGGGGCACGACCTGAAATCATCTCCTGGGGCGACTACTTCCAGACCGAGATCGCCTCGCAATACTTCGATCACACCGACGAAGAGTTCGAGCGCATCTGCGACACCGTTCACTTTGATCTCATCTCATCCCTTATGATCTTTCGCGGCAAATCGGCGGAGTTCCGACAGGCCGTTCGCGAAGAGGCGCTCGTCGTCTCGGGACTTGACGCAGAGCTGCGCAGCGAGAACGAACAGCAGGCCGAGCATCTTGGCATCCTGCTTCAGTATTTTGAAGAGATGAACCTCGATAAGGCCGAGCTCTCTGAAGAGGATCAGGCCTGGTTTGAAGGCTTTGTCGAAAGCACCCGCTCAGAAGCCGTTTGAGATTTGCGTTCATCTACGCAGGTATGCCATGAAACGCTCTGCCGTTCTTTTCTTACTTTTTGTCCTGACGCTCTCTCTGCAGGCTCAGCCTGCAGAGATGCCCGAAACGTCCGAGCAGCCGGCGCAGCCCGTAAGGCCGACGAAAAAAGAAGAGAAGACCTTCCCGGTCCTTTCCAGCGTCGGATTGAGAAATCAATCGGGCGAGCAGCTCTTTCAGGCGCAGGCGAGGGCCGATTTTGCGCTCGCCCTTGAGCTGAAGGATCGTCGGAATTATTCCTCCGCCCTGCGTCGCTTTCAGGATTTTCGCCTTCTTTACCCGGCGCATCCGCAGACGGCCATCGTCGTCGGCCATATCGCCGATATCTATGAACGGCTTTCACAGCCCGACCGCGCCCTCGCCGAGCTTCGCAAGTACCTGAAGACCTTTAACGGAGCGCCCCAGGCTTCGGCGCAGCCGCTGCTTGCACGTCTGGCCGATCTCGAGTACCGCCTCGGACAGTGGCCGCAGAGCATTGCCACGTATGAACTGCTGCTGGCAGCCTTTCCAGCCTCTGCTGAGGCCGAGCTGGCAGGCCGCCGACTTGCAGAGATGCAGGCCGAGCCCGAGCCGACAGAATCTGAAGGTGAAAAGCAGCCCGCCCCGCGAACCGATAACGAGACCACCCCGGGCAAAGCCCCGAAGAATGATGAATCATCACTTGACAGGTTGGGCGAAGGTCTTGATATTGAAAATTAACTTCGAGCTCCGTTCTTTTCGCTGACCCGACGGTGAAATTCCGTCAAGGTGTGGCCGATAATCAGGACGGATCTCCTTACGGGGAGACCCGGGTTCGGCGCATGTCATTACAGATTGTAAAATTCAATCCGCAGGCCTATATCATCATCGAAGGCCAGGAGGAGCTCAAGGAGTTTTACATCATCCAGAGCGGGCAGGTGCGAACCTATAAGAGCACTCCGGTCTACGGTGATGATAAACCTACTGTGCTCGGCCCCGGCGATTTCTTCGGCGTCGAATCGGCCATGTCGGGGCATAAGCCTATCGAGGTTGCCCAGGCCCTCACTCCCGTTTCGGCGATCAAAGTAAAGAACGACCAGTTCGGCCTTTTGATTCAGAAGAGCGCCCCTCTGGCCATGAAGATCATCCGATCGTTTTCGATGAAGCTGCGAGCCTTCGATACGGCCATCACGCGGCTGTCGTTTCGAAACGCGCTTGATGAAGATCCGAGCCATCTCTTTGAGCTGGGTGAATCCTGGTTCAAAAAAAACCGTCTCGATCATGCGGCCTACGCCTTCCAGCGCTATCTGCAATACTGCCCCAAAGGGGAGCATGTCAGCCAATCGAAGATGTATTTGCAGAAGATGAATCGTCCTCTGCAGGCGCCTCCGGTGGCCGATAAAAACATGAACCGGGTTTATCCTAAAGATAAGATCGTCTTCTGCGAGAACGAGCCCGGTTATGAGCTCTATATTATTCAGGGTGGCAGCGTCATGATCACCAAGCTCGTGAACGGGCAGGAGGTCATGCTGGCCGTTCTTGCAACGGGCGACATCTTCGGCGAGATGGCCATCCTCGATAACAAGCCGCGCAGCGCCTCGGCCATCGTCGCCGAAGATACGCGCATGATGGCCATCAACAAGGCCAACTTCGAAGGCCTCGTAAAAAGCAATCCCAATGTCGCGGTCAAACTGATCACACTGCTTTCAGAGCGCATCTGGACGGCCTATCGCCAGCTTGCGAACCTGACGATCGATGATCCGGTCGGCCGTCTCTATGACATGCTTCTGATCCAGGTCGAGAAGAACAAGACGCCCATCAAGGCGAAGACGACGCATGACTTCAACTTCGGCGCCGAAGATCTTCTGAAAATGGTCGGATTCGATCCGCAGAACGATCAGCAGTATGTGGCCAGCCTGATCAACAAACATCGCTGGCTGCGTCTTGATCAGGGCACGCTGAAGTGCTATGATCTGCCCGAGCTCGAGAAGCAGGTGGATTTCTACCGCAAACAGGTGCAGCGCAAGCGTCAGAAAGCCGCTGCAATGTGATACAGGCTCTGCGCTCTCTCCGTGTCTCCGTGGTTAATCTGTCTTCAGTCAAGCGAAAAGTGCAAACGCATATCGACCGTGCTCCGGTTCAGTCGCTGTGCGGCTAAAAAGACCGGACCCCGTTCTTACATTTCTGCTGGAAAACCAGGCCC
This region of Leptonema illini DSM 21528 genomic DNA includes:
- a CDS encoding anti-sigma factor antagonist (This anti-anti-sigma factor, or anti-sigma factor antagonist, belongs to a family that includes characterized members SpoIIAA, RsbV, RsfA, and RsfB.) — protein: MKFSLHLEQRQVSDQEPALQHLLVRLVSPPVDEAGPHTPLRVALAIDRSKSMHGEKLASVIEAANALVNWLTRNDSLAVVAYDTNVEVIQPLLPLTDKFSVTQRIESIRAGSSTNLSGGWLQALRMIEEEPSAEKTAVRRVILLTDGMANAGIVNPAELRRIARDHLQRNISTTAMGFGRDFSELTLREIASEGGGNFYFIEGPEQASSVFFQEFGEIAALYGQGLEIRLHFAPGVTVKELLNEIPHEQHGSELILRPGDVRSDDLMNLVLVIEIDGRSILPEQPLVTAECSFYNVRQGAKMERLSAVASAQVGTPTEEFDPEVRLEAIIASAGRVLLEASRLSAEKDLASARELIRRKRQQIEESFDLDSELLHRLHERLGMTERNLDENIGLLSKRLMAEAESMGRRDLRRVSGYHDQIFELTLSEQLDLYRCPDLKGAVRRAMENGYRFAVFDMTDLSYVDSSGIGALIQIFNWLKSRGGLLVLSNVQGGVERIFQMSKLDEFFVLRDSPLSARMLIEELLAGQGGN
- a CDS encoding tetratricopeptide repeat protein; translation: MKRSAVLFLLFVLTLSLQAQPAEMPETSEQPAQPVRPTKKEEKTFPVLSSVGLRNQSGEQLFQAQARADFALALELKDRRNYSSALRRFQDFRLLYPAHPQTAIVVGHIADIYERLSQPDRALAELRKYLKTFNGAPQASAQPLLARLADLEYRLGQWPQSIATYELLLAAFPASAEAELAGRRLAEMQAEPEPTESEGEKQPAPRTDNETTPGKAPKNDESSLDRLGEGLDIEN
- a CDS encoding cyclic nucleotide-binding domain-containing protein, yielding MSLQIVKFNPQAYIIIEGQEELKEFYIIQSGQVRTYKSTPVYGDDKPTVLGPGDFFGVESAMSGHKPIEVAQALTPVSAIKVKNDQFGLLIQKSAPLAMKIIRSFSMKLRAFDTAITRLSFRNALDEDPSHLFELGESWFKKNRLDHAAYAFQRYLQYCPKGEHVSQSKMYLQKMNRPLQAPPVADKNMNRVYPKDKIVFCENEPGYELYIIQGGSVMITKLVNGQEVMLAVLATGDIFGEMAILDNKPRSASAIVAEDTRMMAINKANFEGLVKSNPNVAVKLITLLSERIWTAYRQLANLTIDDPVGRLYDMLLIQVEKNKTPIKAKTTHDFNFGAEDLLKMVGFDPQNDQQYVASLINKHRWLRLDQGTLKCYDLPELEKQVDFYRKQVQRKRQKAAAM